A genomic window from Pecten maximus chromosome 6, xPecMax1.1, whole genome shotgun sequence includes:
- the LOC117329385 gene encoding uncharacterized protein LOC117329385 — protein sequence MAGSGKLQKTNYKKLKKHKMVGFKFAALVGGLFGTIGLLLYPVVIQPMIDPTKWQEIQKEARAGFDREKIQPGEMRVWTNPMDTSSKKE from the exons ATGGCTGGATCGGGGAAATTGCAGAAGACAAACTACAAAAAACTTAAAAAGCATAAAATGGTGGGATTTAAATTCGCTGCTCTGGTCGGAGGACTTTTCGGAACCATCGGACTTCTTTTGTATCCTGTTGTTATCCAGCCCATGATCGATCCTACCAAATGGC AAGAAATTCAGAAGGAAGCAAGAGCAGGGTTTGACAGGGAAAAGATCCAGCCAGGAG AAATGAGAGTATGGACTAACCCTATGGATACATCAAGCAAGAAGGAGTAA